CTTACCCTCTTGAGCACGAGGACACATCGAGACAGCCGCACGATAACGGTGAATTCTTGCGTGCAGAAGCGGATGTGCAGCGTTTCCAACGCGCGGCTGAAAGGCTCGATGCGAGCCAGGGCGCGGCATCTGGCTCAGCCATGCTTCCGGTTGGCCGTGCCGTGCCGCAGCCCCCATCGACATCGGCGGAATTTGGGCGGCTGAACCCTAAATACGTTTTCGATTCGTTCGTGATCGGTTCATCGAACCGTTTCGCCCACGCCGCGGCCGTGGCTGTAGCGGAGGCGCCCGCTAAGGCATATAACCCACTTTTCATATACGGGGGTTCGGGGCTCGGTAAAACCCACTTGTTGCACGCCATCGGGCACTATGCACGCGATCTGTATCGCGGAATCCGGGTGCGCTACGTCAACTCGGAAGAGTTCACGAACGACTTCATCAACTCGATTCGTGATGACGAGGGCACCAGCTTCAAGGCGATGTACCGCAACGTAGACATCCTGCTGATTGACGACATCCAGTTCCTTGCGAACAAGGACGCAACTCAGGAAGAGTTCTTCCATACGTTCAACGCGTTGCACAACCACAACAAGCAGGTTGTGATCACCTCGGATTTGCCGCCCAAGCAACTCTCAGGCTTTGAAGACCGCATGCGTTCGCGCTTCGAGTGGGGTTTGACCACTGATATTCAGCCGCCTGAGCTGGAGACGCGTATCGCGATTCTGCGTAAGAAGGCTGAGGCTGAAGATCTTTCGGTGCCTCCCGAGGTTTTGGAAGCGATCGCCTCGCGAATCTCAACGAACATCCGTGAGCTTGAGGGCGCACTAATTCGCGTGACGGCATATGCCTCGTTGAACCAACAGCCCGCCACTTTAGAAGTGGCCGAACATGTGCTGAAGGACCTTGTCACGGATGAGGGCGCGCAAACGCTGACGCCTGAAACGATCATTCACACAACTGCCGAGTACTTCGGGTTCACAGTGGCTGAGCTCAATTCCAAGTCGCGTACCCGGGCTCTGGTTACCTCACGGCAGATCGCGATGTATCTGTTGCGTGAGCTGACAGAGATG
The Pseudoglutamicibacter albus DNA segment above includes these coding regions:
- the dnaA gene encoding chromosomal replication initiator protein DnaA, translating into MSTQDATADQWRKVVQELRADPRVTPRQRGYLELAQPQGRVGTTFLVAVPNELTRDTLQSVLSEPLDDALRTVFGQDMLCAFSIDATIETRADDADTSVAESPDRYRGNEVSPANELQILDPHPVSSNVDPRRRFDRGEYDDRGEYAAAERPRENFNHQEFDSNRYQTIAPYPLEHEDTSRQPHDNGEFLRAEADVQRFQRAAERLDASQGAASGSAMLPVGRAVPQPPSTSAEFGRLNPKYVFDSFVIGSSNRFAHAAAVAVAEAPAKAYNPLFIYGGSGLGKTHLLHAIGHYARDLYRGIRVRYVNSEEFTNDFINSIRDDEGTSFKAMYRNVDILLIDDIQFLANKDATQEEFFHTFNALHNHNKQVVITSDLPPKQLSGFEDRMRSRFEWGLTTDIQPPELETRIAILRKKAEAEDLSVPPEVLEAIASRISTNIRELEGALIRVTAYASLNQQPATLEVAEHVLKDLVTDEGAQTLTPETIIHTTAEYFGFTVAELNSKSRTRALVTSRQIAMYLLRELTEMSLPKIGELMGGRDHTTVIHAERKIRELMAERREIYNQVTELTNTMRQQQRD